From the Actinomadura luzonensis genome, the window TACGTCCAGCACTCCGTGACCGGCGCGCCGTACCGCCACCTGGCCCGCGTCCGCCTCCGCGCCCACCCCGACCAGGTCCGCGAACTGGTCCCACCCCAGGTCGGCCGCGTCGAGGCCGACGACCGCGACGGCTGGTGCCTGCTCACCGCCGGCGGCGACGACCTGGACTGGCTCGCCCTGCACGTGGCCCGCCTCGGCTTCGACACCGAGATCCTCGACCCGCCCGAGCTCCGCGAGGCCGCCGCCCGCCTCGCCGCCCGCCTGGCCGCCATGTCCAGCCCGCCCTTGCCCTGATCATCCGCTTGTGCTTGCGTATCCGCAATGAGTCGCGCTCCCCGTCCGAAGACCGGCCTCCTCGCCCTGGGAGCCCTCCCCCTCCTGCTCGCCGACTGGTTCATCGCCCTCATGGTCCTCGGCCGCGACTGCGCCCCTCTGTACGAGGGCGGCAACCTGACCCGATGCGCCGGCGGCCTCTCGGAGGAAGAGCTGACCGCCACAGCAGCACTCATCGCCCCAGCCCTGCTCACCCTCCAGACCGCCCTGATCATCCTGATACGTCGACCCGGCCGAGCCCCCAGAATGACCACCGACCGCCCCTGGACGGGTGACGACCACCACCACAACAACGCCTGCCACACGCGCTGGCGCGAGTCGATGAACCGCTCCTCCACCCGACCCGACCCGCCGGACGAGTGGTACTCCACCCAGTGCGGCGGATGCCGCTTCTGGATCGCCCTGACCGGTCAACTCGGCCTCGACCACGGAGCCTGCACCAACCCCGCCTCCCCGTTCGACGCCCGAGTGCGCTTCGAACACGACGGCTGCCCACAATTCGCCGTACGCGAGGACGGCTCCTTCGGCTGACAGCCCCGGCCTGGCCGCCGCCCGCCCCGCCCCAACCACCCCCGGCTCCGGCGTCCACACCCGCTCCTGACCGCCTCCTCCAGACCGGATCAGGCAACGCGCGGCCGCTCCGCCCCGCCCGCGCCTCCCTCGACGCTCCCCGTCCGGGCACGGCCGCTGAATGTCCGGTCAACGCCCTGGCCGGAGCCCTCTCGGTGAACAATGATTCACGCAAAAGGTAAATGACCGATTCCGCAGCCTTTCATCATTGTCGAAGAACCGGCGCACGCAGAACCACGAACCGCGCCACCCACGACGGCGGACCACAGAAGCGCCCCGCAGCCGGAATCAAACACCATGCGAAAAAGAACCACGAAAGGAAACCGCGCTATGCGATTAATCGCCAAACTCGCCACAGTCGTGGTGGCGGGCACGGCCGCCGTCGCCACGCTGACCGCGCCGGCCCAGGCCGCCGGAGGAACGAAATACTGCCCGGTGAGCAGCAACCTGGAGCCGTGGTGCGACCTGCAGCTCTATCCGACCCGCTTCCCCGGCGGAACGATTTCGATCGACGTCGACGTGTCCGGCTCCAACCCCGTCGTCGGACACTGGACCCTGTACATCGACGGCGGTTCAGTATGCGGAGCGGATTTCGCCTACAGCGACCCGCCCCGGTCGTGGGTGTGCAGAAATGTGCGAGCAGGTTATCCCACCCTGTCGGTGCCGAGAGGGTACGAGGCGGCGCGAATAGGGCTCCGCTGGTGAATCACCCGGCCGCACCGCTCCACCAGCTCCGCCGAATACCTCCATCACGAAAGGCCGGACCATGACGAGACGCGCCACGAAATGGCTGCCGCTCATGGGCATCGCCATCGCGCTCACCGCCGGACCGATGACGGCGGCCCCGGCATTCGCGGCGGCCTCGACCGCCGCCGCCGACTGCGTCATCATCCCCTACAAGGACTGGATACCGCCCGAGGTACATGTCCGCTGCGCCACGACCGGACCGTACAAAGCGATCGCCCTCTGCTCCAACAAGTTCTACAAGGACAAGTGGTTCGAGTCCCCCTGGACCGGCGCCGGCTCCTGGGCCCAGGTCGCCTGCCCGCTGGGCTACACGCTGACGGGCTGGGGCAAGCAGGGCGGCGGCAGCGCCTGACCAGGACGTCGCCCACCTCCCAGCCGCGACCACCCGCAACCGCACGTAGGCCACTCACGCGGAAGGCCCTCCCGGACCGGCCGGGAGGGCCTTCGTGCTGGGAGCCGCCTTGGGGATTCGAACCCCAGACCCCTTCATTACGAGTGAAGTGCTCTGGCCGACTGAGCTAAGGCGGCGTGTGCCGTGCAGCGTGAAAGAGTCTACAGGAGCCCAGAGGGTTCTCGCTCCTGTCGGTCACCAGATGTCCCGTACCGCCCGCTAGCCCCGCTGGCCGTCCTCGCCGTACGTCGCGTCGTACGCCTTGCGGGGGGAGCACACGCTGGCCTTGGAGCAGGAGCAGCGGCGGCCGCCGTCGTTGAGGCGGACCACCAGCGAGTCGGACGGGACGTTGTGGGCCACCACCGTGCCCGGGCCCTCCGGGGTTTCCACGCTCGCCCCCACCCGCGGGGCCGAGGCGCGGAATTCCTGGTAGAGGGGGTGCTCGTACTTGAGGCAGCACATCAGGCGGCCGCAGGCGCCGGCGATGCGCAGGGGGTTGACGGGGAGGTCCTGGTCCTTGGCCATGCGGACCGAGACCGGCTCGAAGTCCTTGAGGAACGTGGCGCAGCACAGGTCGCGGCCGCAGGGGCCGATGCCGCCCTGGAGGCGGGCCTCGTCGCGCGGGCCGATCTGGCGGAGCTCGACCCTGGCCCGCAGGTTGCGGGCCAGGTCGCGGACCAGGGCGCGGAAGTCGACGCGGTGCGGGGCCGAGAAGTAGACGGTGTAGACGTTGTCCTGGTCGAGGTAGTCGATGCCGACCACCTTCATCGGCAGGCTGTGCCGTTTGATCAGGCGTTTCGAGACGCTTCGCGCCTCGGCCCTGCGGCGTTTGTTGGTCTCGTCGCGGGTGAGGTGCTCCTCGCCGGCGAGCCCGGCGCAGACGGGCAGGCCGTCGATGTCCTCGGACGTGTACTGCGGCGCCCAGACGCACTCCGCCACCTCCGGACCCGAATCGGTGGGGACGAGCACCTTGTCGCCCACTTTCGGGCTGTGCTCGCCGGGGTCGAGGTAGTAGAGCCTCCCGTAGCGGGTGAAGCTCACGGCCATGATCATTCCCATGGGCTCGAGCTCGCCTCCTGACGCCTAGGTCTTTTCGGCCTTCCTTGCCACATTACGTGGGCTCGTGGGGTGACGGTCAGGGGGTGACGGGGAGGTTGTTTCCGGACTACCCGCCCGGCGAACACACCTGGTCATCGGACAGGCTCAGCCCGTATCGGCTCAGGGCGAGCAGCCGATCCCGCTGGCAGGGCAGGTAGGCGGCGCTCGCCACGCCGGGCTGGCGTCTGAGGACGGCGAGCGCTCCGGCCCAGTCGGCCTCCGGCTTGAGCAGCACGCGGAAGGACTCCGGCAGGTCGCTCACCTTCGTGGCGTTGAGCAGGGCCTTGTTGGACGCGAACGTGCGGCGGAAGTTCTCGTACGCCGCCCGCTGGTCCTCGAATGTGACCTCCTCGACCTGAGGCAGCCCCGCGATGACGCGCTGGATGGCCTTCTTCTGGGCGAGAGTCACCGCCTTGCCTTCCTTGGTGACGGTGACCCCGCCGGGGCCGTCTCCGCCGGGCTCGGTCCTGGCACCGCAGGCGGGCAGGGCGGAGCCTTTGGCGCACAGGAAGACGTTGAGCAGTGCCTTCGAGCGTTGCCCGGCCGACAGCTCGGCCTCGGTGGCGGCGTTGTCGAAGACCCCCAGGACCGCGGGCACGTCGCGGAGCGCCTCCTCCACCTTCCGGTGATCCTCTCCTTCCCGGATCGCCAGCCGGATCGACACCGGCAGGTCGGTGACCTTGACCGCGTCCAGAATCGTCCGGTTGCGGGCGAAGTCGGCGCGGACGTTGTCGTAGGCGAGGCTCTGGCTCACCGTGTACGCCGACTCGACCTGCGGGAGCCGGAGCGCCGCCCGCTCGGCTTCGCGCACCTGCTCGGCGGTGGCTGCGCGACCCTGGCAGCGCTCCTCCTTCAACAGCAGGGGGCCGTCGGCGCACATGACGATGGTCATGTCGGCATTGCCCGGCTCGGCCAGCGAGGGGCCGGCGGCCACCACGCGGTCCTCGCCGGCGGCGTCGCCGAGCCCGAAGCCCAGCATGGCGACGGTAGCCGCGGTCGCGACCACGACGGCCGCCCCCGCTGTGACCAGGCGGGCGTCCACCCGGGCCCGACGCCGCTCCGCCGCGCGCAGGGGCCGCAGGGTGTCGGGGTCGATCGTCGCGCCCGCCTCCGCCAGGGCGGCGCGC encodes:
- a CDS encoding DUF3027 domain-containing protein; its protein translation is MSRAPRPKTGLLALGALPLLLADWFIALMVLGRDCAPLYEGGNLTRCAGGLSEEELTATAALIAPALLTLQTALIILIRRPGRAPRMTTDRPWTGDDHHHNNACHTRWRESMNRSSTRPDPPDEWYSTQCGGCRFWIALTGQLGLDHGACTNPASPFDARVRFEHDGCPQFAVREDGSFG
- a CDS encoding permease-like cell division protein FtsX, which produces MNSPVEERLRAALAEAGATIDPDTLRPLRAAERRRARVDARLVTAGAAVVVATAATVAMLGFGLGDAAGEDRVVAAGPSLAEPGNADMTIVMCADGPLLLKEERCQGRAATAEQVREAERAALRLPQVESAYTVSQSLAYDNVRADFARNRTILDAVKVTDLPVSIRLAIREGEDHRKVEEALRDVPAVLGVFDNAATEAELSAGQRSKALLNVFLCAKGSALPACGARTEPGGDGPGGVTVTKEGKAVTLAQKKAIQRVIAGLPQVEEVTFEDQRAAYENFRRTFASNKALLNATKVSDLPESFRVLLKPEADWAGALAVLRRQPGVASAAYLPCQRDRLLALSRYGLSLSDDQVCSPGG
- a CDS encoding PSP1 domain-containing protein, which gives rise to MAVSFTRYGRLYYLDPGEHSPKVGDKVLVPTDSGPEVAECVWAPQYTSEDIDGLPVCAGLAGEEHLTRDETNKRRRAEARSVSKRLIKRHSLPMKVVGIDYLDQDNVYTVYFSAPHRVDFRALVRDLARNLRARVELRQIGPRDEARLQGGIGPCGRDLCCATFLKDFEPVSVRMAKDQDLPVNPLRIAGACGRLMCCLKYEHPLYQEFRASAPRVGASVETPEGPGTVVAHNVPSDSLVVRLNDGGRRCSCSKASVCSPRKAYDATYGEDGQRG